The following coding sequences are from one Xiphophorus couchianus chromosome 7, X_couchianus-1.0, whole genome shotgun sequence window:
- the gpr39 gene encoding G-protein coupled receptor 39 → MSESNNTDGGIDWSKLEPTYSVKIFMTVLYTLMLVAGIVGNSVTIKVTQVLRRNGYLQKNVTDHMVSLASSDLLVLLIGMPVELYSAIWFPFGSSSGNTSCKIYNFLFEACSYATILNVATLSFERYVAICHPFRYKALSGKRTSVLITFAWVVSVLIALPLLIATGTQGHIPHRQELSFCTNLKEHWVMYRASIFGAFVLYMIVLISVAFMCRAMILVLKKPLGSIDNGINGTERLGKHESETTKAARKQTIIFLGLIVGSLMLCWFPNQLRRLMTAAVPKSSWSLSYFWFYAWLHLVADGCFYLSSVLNPFLYNLSSRHFRQVFLQVLRCRLTVQHANRRATPPPCAASARPLLQKSLRFGRRSGGGSGQQRAPPTFTTFQSDSAPSGCQLAVSLSEQTGPETGTETEI, encoded by the exons ATGAGCGAGAGCAACAACACCGATGGGGGAATAGACTGGAGCAAACTGGAGCCCACTTATTCCGTCAAGATCTTCATGACCGTCCTCTACACTCTCATGCTGGTTGCAGGCATTGTGGGTAATTCAGTGACCATCAAGGTGACGCAGGTGCTGAGGCGAAACGGCTACCTGCAGAAGAACGTGACGGACCACATGGTGAGCCTGGCCAGCTCCGACCTGCTGGTGCTGCTCATCGGCATGCCGGTGGAGCTCTACAGCGCCATCTGGTTCCCCTTCGGATCCTCGTCCGGCAACACGTCCTGCAAGATctacaacttcctgtttgaggCGTGCAGCTACGCCACCATCCTCAACGTGGCCACACTCAGCTTTGAGCGCTACGTCGCCATCTGCCACCCGTTCCGCTACAAGGCACTGAGCGGCAAACGGACCTCGGTTCTGATCACCTTCGCCTGGGTTGTGTCCGTTCTTATTGCCTTGCCGTTGTTGATCGCCACGGGAACGCAGGGACACATACCGCATCGACAGGAACTGAGTTTCTGCACCAATCTGAAGGAGCACTGGGTGATGTACAGAGCTAGCATCTTCGGGGCGTTTGTCCTCTACATGATCGTGCTGATCTCCGTCGCCTTCATGTGCCGGGCGATGATCCTGGTGCTGAAGAAGCCGCTGGGATCCATAGACAACGGCATCAACGGGACCGAAAGGCTCGGAAAGCACGAGAGCGAAACCACCAAGGCGGCTCGGAAGCAAACCATCATTTTTCTGG GTCTGATCGTCGGCTCCCTGATGCTCTGCTGGTTTCCCAACCAGCTGCGGCGCCTGATGACGGCGGCCGTCCCGAAGTCTTCCTGGTCTCTGTCGTATTTCTGGTTCTACGCGTGGCTCCACCTGGTGGCCGACGGCTGCTTCTACCTCAGCTCCGTGCTCAACCCGTTCCTCTACAACCTGTCGTCTCGTCACTTCCGCCAGGTGTTCCTGCAGGTGCTGCGCTGCCGCCTGACCGTCCAGCACGCTAACCGCCGCGCCACGCCGCCGCCCTGCGCCGCCTCCGCGCGCCCGCTGCTCCAGAAGTCGCTGCGTTTCGGCCGGAGGAGCGGCGGTGGCAGcggccagcagagggcgccgcccACCTTCACCACCTTCCAGAGCGACTCGGCGCCGTCCGGCTGCCAGCTGGCCGTCAGCCTGAGCGAGCAGACCGGACCGGAAACCGGAACCGAGACAGAAATCTGA
- the LOC114147632 gene encoding ly6/PLAUR domain-containing protein 1, which produces MRLRTVSVLLMSLLGSGLALQIQCYQCEMTDDCAAPEFIVNCTVNVQDMCQKEVLMNDDGILYRKSCASSSACLISSSGYQQFCTGKLHSVCISCCSTPLCNGPRQKRRPPPSSGTAPAGPLLLMLVLLLLDSILC; this is translated from the exons ATGCGGCTCCGGACCGTCTCGGTTCTGCTGATGTCCCTCCTCGGCTCAG gcCTGGCCCTCCAGATCCAGTGCTACCAGTGTGAGATGACGGATGACTGCGCCGCGCCCGAGTTCATCGTCAACTGCACCGTCAACGTTCAGGACATGTGCCAGAAGGAGGTGCTGATGAACGACGACG gGATCCTGTACAGGAAGTCGTGCGCCTCCTCCTCCGCCTGCCTCATCTCCTCCTCCGGCTACCAGCAGTTCTGCACCGGGAAACTCCACTCTGTCTgcatcagctgctgcagcacgCCGCTCTGCAACGGGCCCCGCCAGAAGAGGCGGCCCCCGCCGTCGTCCGGCACGGCCCCCGCCGGGCCCCTGCTCCTCATGTTGGTCCTCCTCCTGCTGGACTCCATCCTCTGCTGA